A single Carnobacterium inhibens subsp. inhibens DSM 13024 DNA region contains:
- the pglZ gene encoding BREX-3 system phosphatase PglZ, with the protein MNWTQAILDKFPRQAVYLIKDDDGLLEKAEIQLLLKENGISLISYSDPVHFRFEYESEFRNYYDGTLVVRLVEYGFEQIPWDVYDRAFQLSIGIYDIFPLLDSKAVSEIDSKKWQRLFEVQSSNNLRMGYDKTKQFIKDIKFTTIENISVQFQENYDFENDLTIFKKSKKMFSDWGLISKTIGNQRLYKPQDREFEELVTESNKEFQEFIVNHFDKNLSMVAFKQPNYVNQITSFMARNVNKTQRRQALIVMDGMSFTQWSLIEKWLITKRIKMKTDSIMAWIPSITSVSRQAIFSGKRPTEYSKSIDTTAKEPHHWREFWVKQGFAVSEIKYQRGLGHLPYKEEKLEFKYNRTKIYGCVVDVIDEFMHGARQGQATVQSELKIWLERGYLESMLNDLLTLDYDVFITADHGNIEAVGIGQIQQGVLATGRGQRVRTYDDEILRSSTIEGHKETTMKWDSSTLPEKFLPLIAREKAAFVPKDDIIMTHGGTHIEEVFVPFVTVLKRDEL; encoded by the coding sequence ATGAACTGGACACAAGCAATATTAGATAAATTTCCACGACAAGCTGTTTATTTAATAAAAGATGATGACGGTCTTTTAGAAAAAGCAGAAATACAGCTTCTTCTAAAAGAGAATGGGATTTCTTTAATTAGCTACAGTGATCCGGTTCATTTTCGATTTGAATATGAAAGTGAGTTCAGAAATTATTACGATGGAACTTTGGTAGTCCGTTTGGTGGAATATGGATTTGAACAAATTCCTTGGGATGTCTATGATAGAGCATTTCAGTTATCTATTGGAATCTATGATATATTTCCTCTTCTAGATAGTAAAGCAGTAAGTGAGATAGATTCTAAAAAATGGCAACGTCTGTTTGAGGTGCAAAGTAGTAATAATTTACGAATGGGCTATGATAAAACAAAACAATTTATTAAAGATATAAAATTTACTACTATAGAAAACATATCGGTACAATTTCAAGAAAATTACGATTTTGAAAACGATTTGACTATATTTAAAAAATCAAAAAAAATGTTTTCAGATTGGGGATTGATAAGTAAGACTATCGGTAATCAAAGACTCTACAAACCACAGGATAGAGAATTTGAGGAGTTAGTGACTGAAAGTAACAAAGAATTTCAAGAGTTCATAGTTAATCATTTCGATAAAAACTTGTCAATGGTTGCATTCAAACAACCGAATTACGTCAATCAGATAACGTCATTTATGGCACGGAATGTGAACAAAACCCAAAGGCGTCAGGCACTTATAGTCATGGATGGCATGAGTTTTACACAGTGGTCTTTGATTGAAAAATGGTTAATTACTAAAAGAATAAAAATGAAAACAGACTCGATAATGGCATGGATACCTAGTATTACTTCAGTATCTCGACAAGCGATATTCTCAGGGAAAAGACCTACTGAGTACTCCAAAAGTATTGATACGACAGCAAAAGAACCGCATCATTGGCGAGAATTTTGGGTAAAACAAGGATTTGCTGTATCTGAAATCAAGTATCAAAGAGGTTTAGGACACCTTCCTTATAAAGAAGAGAAGCTGGAATTCAAGTATAATAGAACGAAAATCTATGGTTGTGTTGTGGATGTTATTGATGAATTCATGCACGGTGCGAGACAAGGTCAAGCAACGGTTCAATCTGAATTAAAAATTTGGCTAGAGCGTGGGTATCTTGAATCAATGTTGAATGATTTATTAACTCTTGATTACGATGTATTTATAACTGCGGATCATGGAAATATTGAAGCTGTTGGTATTGGTCAAATTCAACAAGGAGTATTAGCAACGGGGCGTGGACAAAGAGTTCGAACATATGATGATGAAATTTTAAGAAGTAGTACAATTGAAGGTCATAAAGAGACAACAATGAAGTGGGATAGCTCAACGTTACCTGAAAAATTTCTTCCCTTAATTGCTCGTGAAAAGGCTGCATTTGTTCCAAAAGATGATATAATAATGACTCATGGTGGTACCCATATTGAAGAAGTATTTGTTCCATTTGTGACAGTTTTAAAAAGGGATGAATTATAA
- the sufB gene encoding Fe-S cluster assembly protein SufB: protein MGEVPERENYQFGFHDDVESVYTTGKGLTESTVREISKRKQEPDWMLDYRLRAYDHFNKRPMPEWGADLSEIDFDNITYYKAVSNQPERDWEDVPDKVKETFERIGIPEAERKYLAGAGAQYESEVVYHNMKEEFEKMGIVFTDTDTALKEYPEIFKEHFGTVVPATDNKLAALNSAVWSGGTFIYVPKGVRCDVPLQMYFRINDEAMGQFERTLIVVDEGASVHYVEGCTAPTFSSSSLHAAIVEIVVKKDAYCRYTTIQNWSNNVYNLVTKRAVAEEGATMEWVDGNLGAKTTMKYPSIQLNGRGARGTMLSIAMAGAGQNQDTGAKMIHNAPNTSSSIVSKSIAKDGGEVNYRGQVTFGKNSGGSISHIECDTIIMDDLSKSDTIPFNEIHNGNVSLEHEAKVSKISEEQLYYLMSRGLTEQEATEMIVMGFVEPFSKELPMEYAVELNRLIAYEMEGSVG from the coding sequence ATGGGAGAAGTACCAGAACGCGAGAATTATCAATTCGGTTTTCATGATGATGTGGAATCTGTTTATACAACGGGAAAAGGACTAACGGAGTCAACCGTTCGAGAAATTTCAAAACGCAAACAAGAGCCAGACTGGATGTTGGATTACCGTTTGAGAGCCTACGATCATTTCAATAAACGACCGATGCCTGAATGGGGAGCGGATCTATCAGAAATTGACTTCGATAACATTACCTACTACAAGGCCGTCAGTAATCAACCCGAACGCGACTGGGAAGATGTGCCGGATAAAGTCAAAGAAACTTTTGAACGCATTGGGATCCCAGAAGCTGAACGCAAATATCTAGCTGGGGCTGGGGCGCAATACGAATCTGAAGTGGTTTACCACAATATGAAAGAAGAATTTGAAAAAATGGGCATCGTCTTTACCGATACCGATACAGCGCTAAAAGAATACCCAGAAATCTTTAAAGAACACTTTGGAACAGTCGTGCCCGCAACAGACAACAAACTAGCAGCACTCAATTCTGCTGTCTGGTCTGGTGGAACGTTTATTTATGTTCCCAAAGGCGTACGCTGTGACGTGCCACTACAAATGTACTTTCGCATCAACGATGAAGCAATGGGCCAATTCGAACGGACATTGATCGTTGTGGATGAAGGCGCTAGTGTGCATTATGTCGAAGGTTGTACTGCACCAACCTTTTCATCTAGTAGTCTGCATGCAGCCATCGTTGAGATCGTGGTCAAAAAAGACGCTTACTGCCGTTACACGACGATTCAAAACTGGTCTAACAATGTATACAACTTGGTAACCAAACGCGCTGTAGCCGAAGAAGGAGCCACTATGGAGTGGGTCGATGGCAACCTTGGAGCCAAAACAACGATGAAATACCCAAGTATCCAGTTAAATGGACGCGGAGCCAGAGGAACCATGCTATCGATCGCGATGGCAGGAGCTGGGCAAAACCAAGATACCGGAGCAAAAATGATTCATAATGCACCAAACACCTCAAGTTCGATTGTCTCAAAATCAATCGCTAAAGACGGTGGAGAAGTGAATTACCGTGGACAAGTCACTTTTGGCAAAAACTCAGGCGGATCAATCTCCCATATCGAATGCGACACAATCATCATGGATGACTTATCCAAGTCAGATACCATTCCATTCAATGAGATCCACAATGGCAATGTCTCGCTAGAACACGAAGCCAAAGTCTCTAAAATCTCAGAAGAACAACTATACTACCTGATGAGTCGTGGCTTGACTGAACAAGAAGCCACCGAAATGATCGTCATGGGCTTCGTCGAACCCTTCTCAAAAGAACTCCCAATGGAATATGCAGTGGAATTGAACCGTTTGATTGCTTATGAGATGGAAGGCAGTGTAGGCTAA
- a CDS encoding helix-turn-helix transcriptional regulator codes for MSKNSEAIKKYLSESVEFKQAFEEEQLKLDLADMVFSLREQTGLDQTNFAKKVKKSRSTIARIENAQMEPSLSTLKDIAHSLGKQIEINFVDDNKNNEAASVK; via the coding sequence ATGAGCAAGAATAGTGAAGCAATCAAAAAATATCTGTCTGAAAGTGTGGAATTTAAACAAGCTTTTGAAGAAGAACAATTGAAACTTGATTTAGCAGATATGGTGTTTTCCTTAAGAGAACAAACAGGGCTGGATCAAACTAACTTCGCTAAAAAAGTAAAAAAATCCCGTTCAACAATTGCACGTATTGAAAATGCCCAAATGGAACCTTCACTTTCTACATTGAAAGATATAGCTCACTCTCTAGGCAAACAAATTGAAATAAACTTTGTTGATGACAATAAAAATAATGAAGCTGCATCAGTAAAATAA
- a CDS encoding DNA methyltransferase, producing the protein MSFNNEQMSMDFNSKDEKVVVLGMEFKNHDERREYFRNELRKKLSELKKVEGYPIGEDEDVIALSDPPYYTACPNPWIHDFIEEWRNQNKNELYYQREPFAADVSEGKSDRIYNVHSYHTKVPHKAVMRYILHYTEPGDVVLDGFSGTGMTGIATKYSNSKEEIEKLGYYVDESGNVFDEEKKQISKVGERHAVMTDLSPAASLISQSYNNNLDEVEYQRVARSIIGKLKKKTEWMFETVDSFGERVPINYSVWSDVFTCYNCSNEIVFWDISVDEHEKKMRKEMFCPNCNAEVTKKKMTQVFTMEYDTILERPLKVPKQVQVLINYTSGKTRYNKRPEKFDNDLQMKINEYKISGFVPKDLVVQGDETDRLKRNGIEYVHQIYTKRNLVVMSEYYELIKENKFFTELLNVMRSSNSYSTKMVKVNIPRLLDKGGIFSFGFVSGTFYIPSLNGERPMLDAIQSKLKNMVSTIDSLYNSSVISNQSTTDLKNIENESIDYIFVDPPFGANLMYSELNSFSESWMKLFTNNNEEAIMNKYQGKGLLDYQKLMEQCFKELFRVLKSNRWITVEFSNSQASVWNSIREALERAGFVIANVSSLDKKQGSFKALTTTVAVKQDLVISAYKPQKKLRENFVNNRNNNSILMWDFIDQHLANLALPKVNGGEIHFSTERTPRILFDRLIAYFVQNGLSIPLSSAEFQRELSERYQFRDGMFFLEEQAIEFDKKRILAKHFAQLELFVSDENSAIEWIRQQLMKKPKTRQDIHPIFMKEIQHITKYEDLPELDELLAQNFLMYDGRGVVPNQIRTYLTQAYHDLRGLDNGDSILKERAMNRWYVPNPNQQVDLEKIREKNLLREFNRYVEEIDNSKKKLKFFRTEAIRVGFKKAWTDKDYQKIVTIGERLPEKIIQEDDKLLMYFDNAQMRTEM; encoded by the coding sequence ATGTCCTTTAATAATGAACAAATGTCGATGGATTTTAATAGTAAAGATGAAAAAGTTGTTGTATTAGGTATGGAATTTAAAAATCATGATGAACGTCGAGAATATTTTCGAAATGAGCTGCGAAAAAAACTTTCAGAACTCAAGAAAGTCGAAGGATATCCTATTGGAGAAGATGAAGACGTTATTGCGCTGTCTGATCCACCATACTATACAGCATGCCCAAACCCATGGATTCATGATTTCATCGAAGAGTGGAGAAATCAAAATAAAAATGAACTCTATTATCAACGGGAACCATTTGCAGCAGATGTTAGTGAGGGTAAAAGTGATAGAATATATAATGTACACAGTTACCATACTAAAGTCCCACACAAAGCAGTCATGAGATATATCCTTCATTACACTGAGCCAGGTGATGTTGTGCTTGATGGGTTTTCAGGGACTGGAATGACAGGTATTGCTACAAAATATTCAAACTCAAAAGAAGAAATAGAAAAACTTGGATATTACGTTGATGAAAGTGGTAATGTTTTTGATGAGGAAAAAAAACAAATTTCAAAAGTTGGGGAAAGACATGCAGTTATGACTGATTTATCCCCAGCAGCTTCATTAATTTCACAGAGTTATAATAATAATTTAGATGAAGTTGAGTACCAAAGAGTAGCCAGATCTATTATAGGAAAATTGAAAAAAAAGACAGAATGGATGTTCGAAACCGTTGATTCATTTGGAGAGAGAGTTCCGATTAACTATTCCGTTTGGAGTGATGTGTTTACTTGTTATAACTGTTCAAATGAAATTGTATTTTGGGATATTTCAGTTGACGAACACGAAAAAAAAATGCGCAAAGAAATGTTTTGTCCGAATTGCAATGCCGAAGTAACTAAGAAAAAAATGACTCAAGTTTTTACTATGGAGTACGATACGATTCTTGAACGCCCCTTGAAAGTTCCAAAGCAGGTTCAGGTTCTAATAAATTATACTTCTGGCAAAACGAGATATAACAAGCGACCTGAAAAGTTTGACAATGATTTACAGATGAAAATTAATGAGTATAAAATTTCTGGATTTGTTCCTAAAGATTTAGTTGTTCAAGGGGACGAAACTGATCGCCTAAAACGAAATGGTATCGAGTATGTTCATCAAATTTATACGAAACGAAATTTAGTGGTTATGTCAGAATATTATGAGTTGATAAAAGAAAATAAGTTTTTTACAGAGTTGTTAAATGTGATGAGAAGCAGTAATTCTTATTCAACAAAAATGGTGAAAGTTAATATACCACGATTGCTAGATAAAGGTGGCATATTTTCATTTGGTTTTGTTAGTGGAACGTTTTATATTCCTAGTTTAAATGGCGAAAGACCTATGCTAGATGCTATTCAGTCAAAATTAAAAAATATGGTATCGACTATAGACTCTTTATATAACTCATCGGTTATTTCTAATCAAAGTACGACAGATTTAAAGAATATAGAGAATGAAAGTATTGATTATATTTTTGTAGATCCGCCATTTGGAGCGAATTTAATGTATTCTGAATTGAACTCTTTTTCGGAATCGTGGATGAAGCTGTTCACAAATAATAATGAAGAAGCAATAATGAATAAGTACCAAGGTAAAGGATTACTTGACTATCAAAAGCTTATGGAGCAGTGTTTCAAAGAATTGTTTAGAGTTTTAAAATCTAATCGATGGATTACTGTAGAGTTCAGTAATTCCCAAGCCAGTGTTTGGAATTCAATAAGAGAAGCATTGGAGAGAGCGGGTTTTGTGATTGCCAATGTTTCTTCATTGGATAAAAAACAGGGGTCCTTTAAAGCACTTACCACTACAGTAGCTGTGAAACAAGATTTGGTAATTTCAGCATACAAGCCTCAAAAAAAATTAAGAGAAAACTTTGTTAATAATCGAAATAATAATAGCATACTTATGTGGGATTTTATTGATCAGCACTTGGCGAATCTCGCTTTACCTAAGGTAAATGGAGGTGAAATTCACTTTTCTACTGAGAGGACTCCAAGAATTTTATTTGACAGGCTTATTGCGTATTTTGTTCAAAATGGTCTTTCAATACCTTTGTCTTCAGCAGAATTTCAAAGAGAACTTTCAGAAAGATATCAATTTAGAGATGGTATGTTTTTTTTAGAAGAGCAAGCTATAGAGTTTGACAAAAAAAGAATTTTAGCTAAACATTTTGCTCAATTAGAACTTTTTGTATCTGATGAAAATAGCGCAATTGAATGGATAAGACAACAATTAATGAAAAAACCTAAGACCAGACAAGATATTCATCCAATTTTTATGAAGGAAATTCAACACATTACTAAATATGAGGATTTACCTGAGTTAGATGAATTGTTAGCTCAAAATTTTCTTATGTATGATGGAAGAGGAGTAGTTCCTAATCAAATTAGAACATATCTTACTCAAGCATATCACGATTTGCGTGGCTTGGATAATGGAGATTCGATTCTAAAAGAGCGGGCAATGAATCGCTGGTATGTACCAAATCCAAATCAACAAGTTGATTTGGAAAAAATTCGGGAGAAAAATTTGCTTCGCGAGTTTAATCGCTACGTTGAAGAAATTGATAATAGTAAGAAAAAACTTAAGTTCTTCCGCACTGAAGCAATTCGTGTCGGTTTTAAGAAAGCATGGACAGATAAAGATTATCAAAAAATTGTAACTATTGGGGAACGTTTACCTGAAAAGATAATTCAAGAAGATGATAAACTTTTGATGTACTTCGATAACGCGCAGATGCGTACAGAGATGTAG
- a CDS encoding DUF6079 family protein translates to MLYKDLVSFEPIDSVIQLTDANSTDKAIHLLETFVISDRMAETINEVVFKQLQYTKPEDNKGLLVVGNYGSGKSHLMSVISTIAEHEGSSKYISNEKVAENAKEIEGQFKVVRFEIGGVNRPLKDIIISQLIKGFAEMGVIYEFPEDDSKLTNNKEWLLEMMAIFNETYPEKGLLLVVDELLDYLRSRKELELTLDLGFLREMGEVAYDSRFRFMAGIQEMLFDNPRFAYVADSLRRVKERFEQVRIVKEDIAYVISQRLLKKDDIQKAKIREHLLTFSSLYERLSENMDMYVNLFPIHPAYLATFEKVHNIEKRIALKTISSEMKKIINQEVPADDPGLVSYDSYWTYIEEDPSNKTIPEVREVMEKVAILKDRIISTYPTSKQRYKKMSIRIVNAMALDRLTTDDIYSKVGMTSDELKDDLFLTVPGAMDMLLEDDDPAAFLKSNIDVAIKTIMETVSYQYISINDINAQYYLDLKKDIDVDSLISDRAEIIEADTMDRYYFDLLQNAIALNDLTYISGYKIWKHELPWEHKRVMRKGYLFLGSPNERSTAQPERDFYIYMLRPFDEVSFKNERRADEVFFKLNTQDEFFSNTLRKYAAAKEQYIETTQAQKQLFKNKFDAYYKQLNKWLHENFVDAFKIIYQGKEGYLSDFGMFLPAEDNLKALVNYASAEFLTDAFEEEYSEYPTFKKFSPGYLTSENIKTVASDALQYLNGRKTKTGEAILNGLVMEDDMGNITNESIANSGYSRWILKLLASRGHGKVVNSKEIYNQDALRGSGDRRLSIEYKLEPELIVVIIGALLSSGKLEVNVAGNNFTAMNYREFAMMNIETLSNFDYIKNPTGLPIEEINAILDMFGEQTPNFDEKVLEGFIKRLSSKAIEEVTYILKISELVKNGFSISSNEVMDANTKQDYINRLASYKEFCEKIQRYNSVAKMKNFPITLAEIGEQRKNKELLVSIEQMKKDVDEVGTLVGYITQATYNYGLESNWSKNVQKSIDKVVEAVKAGRNYNQQMEDLKAIKLNYIDEYYELHQKSRLTSKEEIQRDALLNSVEVQNLRVLNNQVEILPGQQLDEWVNEMRLSRTCFTLTKGELQQVPTCKHCNFEIGKSDRRSKEIIRNSNDNLTTIYDNWMQILINGLEQSNIILNRELLNSDEKKEIEEFINTKELVFPVSSQFLKIVNNLFKGFEKVEITETQLIQVMGDGSPMSINELEVRIRQLISDLTEGKEKEKIRIMLKR, encoded by the coding sequence ATGCTATATAAAGATTTAGTGAGTTTTGAACCGATAGATTCAGTTATTCAACTAACAGATGCTAATAGTACAGATAAAGCAATTCATCTTTTAGAAACTTTTGTTATTTCAGATCGTATGGCTGAAACAATCAATGAGGTGGTTTTCAAGCAGTTGCAATATACCAAACCAGAAGACAATAAAGGCCTTTTAGTTGTGGGAAATTATGGTAGTGGTAAATCTCATTTAATGAGTGTGATTTCAACAATTGCAGAACATGAAGGGTCGAGTAAATACATTTCAAATGAGAAAGTTGCTGAAAATGCCAAGGAAATAGAAGGGCAGTTCAAAGTTGTTCGTTTCGAAATTGGTGGTGTAAACCGTCCCCTAAAAGATATCATTATATCTCAGTTAATCAAAGGATTTGCTGAGATGGGCGTTATTTATGAATTTCCTGAAGATGACTCTAAACTTACAAACAATAAAGAATGGTTGCTTGAAATGATGGCAATCTTTAATGAAACATACCCAGAAAAAGGATTACTGCTAGTTGTAGATGAACTTTTAGATTATTTACGTAGCCGCAAAGAACTTGAGTTAACTTTAGACTTGGGATTTTTACGTGAAATGGGAGAAGTAGCTTATGATAGTCGCTTCCGGTTTATGGCTGGTATTCAAGAGATGCTTTTTGATAATCCGCGTTTCGCTTATGTCGCTGATTCACTACGCCGTGTAAAAGAACGATTTGAGCAGGTTCGAATTGTTAAAGAGGATATCGCATATGTTATTTCACAACGTCTTTTGAAGAAGGATGATATCCAAAAAGCAAAAATTCGTGAACATTTATTAACATTCTCTAGTCTCTATGAGCGATTGAGTGAAAACATGGATATGTACGTTAATTTATTTCCAATTCATCCAGCATACTTAGCTACTTTTGAAAAAGTTCATAATATTGAGAAACGTATAGCTTTAAAAACTATCTCCAGTGAAATGAAGAAGATTATTAATCAAGAAGTACCTGCAGACGATCCTGGTCTGGTTTCTTATGATAGTTATTGGACTTATATTGAAGAAGATCCATCTAATAAAACCATTCCAGAAGTTAGAGAAGTAATGGAAAAAGTAGCAATATTAAAGGATAGAATTATTAGCACGTATCCGACAAGCAAGCAACGTTATAAAAAAATGTCTATTCGCATTGTAAATGCTATGGCGCTTGACCGTTTGACAACTGATGATATTTATTCGAAAGTTGGCATGACTTCTGATGAATTAAAGGATGACCTTTTTCTGACAGTTCCAGGGGCAATGGACATGTTACTAGAAGATGACGATCCAGCAGCATTCTTAAAGTCTAATATAGATGTTGCAATCAAGACAATTATGGAGACAGTAAGCTATCAGTATATTTCAATTAATGATATCAATGCTCAATATTATTTGGATTTGAAGAAGGACATTGACGTAGATAGTCTCATTTCGGATCGCGCAGAAATTATTGAGGCAGATACAATGGACCGTTATTATTTTGATTTACTACAAAATGCGATTGCGTTGAACGATTTAACTTATATTTCTGGATATAAGATTTGGAAGCATGAACTTCCTTGGGAACATAAGCGAGTAATGCGGAAAGGATATCTATTTCTTGGTTCTCCGAATGAGCGTTCTACAGCACAACCAGAACGTGATTTTTATATCTATATGCTTCGCCCATTCGATGAAGTTAGTTTTAAGAATGAAAGACGAGCAGATGAAGTGTTTTTCAAGTTAAATACCCAAGATGAATTTTTTTCCAATACATTACGTAAATATGCAGCCGCAAAAGAGCAATATATTGAGACTACTCAGGCACAAAAGCAATTGTTTAAGAATAAGTTCGACGCCTATTATAAGCAATTAAATAAATGGCTTCATGAGAATTTTGTTGATGCGTTCAAAATTATTTATCAGGGAAAAGAAGGATACTTATCTGATTTTGGCATGTTTTTACCAGCGGAAGACAATTTGAAAGCATTAGTAAACTATGCCTCTGCTGAATTTTTGACGGATGCTTTTGAAGAAGAATATTCTGAGTATCCAACTTTCAAAAAGTTTTCTCCAGGTTATTTGACAAGTGAAAATATTAAAACTGTTGCTAGTGATGCGCTTCAATATTTAAATGGTCGTAAAACGAAAACTGGTGAGGCTATTCTCAATGGCTTAGTAATGGAAGATGATATGGGAAATATTACAAATGAATCGATTGCTAATTCAGGTTACTCACGTTGGATTCTTAAATTACTTGCAAGCAGGGGGCATGGTAAAGTAGTCAACAGTAAGGAAATATATAATCAAGATGCTTTGCGTGGTTCAGGAGATCGTCGACTTTCCATAGAGTATAAATTGGAGCCGGAGTTGATTGTCGTAATTATTGGCGCACTCTTGTCATCAGGCAAGTTAGAAGTTAATGTTGCAGGTAATAATTTTACTGCGATGAATTACCGTGAGTTTGCTATGATGAATATCGAAACTCTTTCGAATTTTGATTATATTAAGAATCCTACTGGGCTTCCAATAGAGGAGATAAATGCAATATTAGACATGTTTGGAGAGCAAACACCCAACTTTGATGAAAAAGTTTTAGAGGGATTCATCAAACGTCTAAGTTCGAAGGCTATCGAGGAAGTAACATATATACTTAAAATTAGTGAACTTGTCAAAAATGGTTTTAGTATCTCAAGTAATGAAGTGATGGATGCTAATACTAAGCAAGATTATATCAATCGATTAGCGTCATATAAAGAATTTTGTGAGAAGATCCAACGATATAATAGTGTTGCAAAGATGAAGAATTTCCCTATTACTTTAGCTGAAATCGGTGAACAACGTAAGAACAAAGAACTACTTGTGTCGATTGAACAAATGAAAAAAGATGTCGATGAAGTTGGCACATTAGTTGGTTATATTACCCAAGCAACATACAATTACGGACTTGAAAGTAATTGGTCTAAAAATGTACAAAAATCAATTGACAAAGTTGTTGAGGCTGTTAAAGCAGGGAGAAATTACAACCAACAAATGGAAGATTTGAAAGCCATTAAGTTGAATTATATTGATGAATATTATGAACTTCACCAAAAATCTCGGTTAACAAGTAAGGAAGAGATCCAGCGTGATGCTTTATTAAATTCTGTGGAAGTTCAAAATTTGAGAGTCTTAAACAATCAAGTAGAGATATTACCAGGTCAACAACTAGATGAATGGGTTAATGAAATGCGTTTATCAAGAACTTGTTTCACACTAACAAAAGGTGAATTACAACAGGTCCCGACTTGTAAACATTGTAATTTTGAAATTGGAAAGTCAGATCGTCGCTCGAAAGAAATTATTCGGAACTCAAATGATAATTTAACGACTATTTATGATAATTGGATGCAAATTTTAATAAATGGTCTTGAACAATCTAATATAATCTTAAATCGAGAATTGCTTAATAGTGATGAAAAGAAAGAAATTGAAGAGTTTATTAATACCAAAGAACTTGTCTTTCCAGTAAGTTCTCAGTTCTTAAAGATAGTGAATAATTTATTTAAAGGTTTTGAAAAAGTTGAAATTACAGAAACACAATTGATACAAGTAATGGGGGATGGTAGCCCTATGTCAATAAATGAATTGGAAGTTCGTATTCGTCAATTAATTTCAGACCTTACAGAAGGTAAAGAAAAGGAAAAAATAAGAATTATGCTTAAGAGGTGA
- the brxF gene encoding BREX-3 system P-loop-containing protein BrxF — MITISEEILLELAEQLSSKYEKLAIIKMERNQNIPKLSQLAYLSVNLPLSKILININRRSWGSYSSEFITDAVQGVNNYAILIDYFELLMSPDLSLDIFDLFKQLSKNKVVIIIWRYPIEDNYLIYGKLGHSEYKKIELADVTVIQ; from the coding sequence ATGATAACTATTTCAGAAGAGATATTGCTAGAATTAGCGGAGCAACTTTCTTCAAAGTATGAAAAATTAGCTATAATAAAAATGGAGCGAAATCAAAATATCCCAAAATTAAGTCAATTAGCTTATTTATCTGTTAATTTACCACTCAGTAAGATTTTAATAAATATAAATAGGCGTTCATGGGGGAGTTATTCTTCGGAGTTTATTACAGATGCTGTCCAAGGTGTCAATAATTACGCCATTTTGATTGATTATTTTGAATTACTTATGAGCCCCGATTTATCTTTAGATATTTTTGATTTATTTAAACAATTAAGTAAAAATAAAGTTGTGATTATTATTTGGCGTTATCCTATTGAGGATAATTATTTGATTTATGGGAAACTAGGACATAGTGAGTATAAAAAAATAGAATTAGCGGATGTGACAGTCATCCAATAA